The nucleotide window ATTTCGAAAATAACGCAAAAACTGCTGCAGCGGCAAATGATGCTGCTAAAGATGAAAAAGGCTTGAGTGGCTCTCAATGGATCGCCCTTGTATCTGCTCAGCCAACGAAAGAAAACGTCGCAAAATTGATCAACGCTTACTTCTCTCAGGAAGTTGACGATGCAACTTTCTACACAATCGTAAATGATTTGCTTCGCAACAATAAATCTGAAACTCAAGCAATGGGTCTGTATGCAGTAAGCTCTGTTTATAACTCACAAAGCTTCTCGATTGTGGCGACAAGCTATGATCAATTGTCTTCTGAAAACCAGGCTAAGGCACAAGCTTACTTGACGAGCTATGCAAACACAGGTCGCTCTGGTGTTCTTTTGACAGCTTTGAAAAGTTCGAAAGCCGAAGTTGTTGAGCTAGCAGCGCAAGTCATCATCAAAGGTTATCAAACTGCAAAATCTAACACGACTGTTACAGATCCACGCAACTCTCGCGGCGACGTCGTAACGGCTTCGAACGCGGTTTCTGATTACTCTAAATTTATCCCGGTGTTTCAACAGCTTGCACAAAGCTCTGACGCAGCAATCGTAGGCCTTGCAAATTCGGCATTGAGCCAAATCCAAACGGGAGTGGCATCTCTTTAGAACTGGACACCAGCCGGATTATTCGACGACAATAGCCTCATGAAGCTTTGTCGTCTTTTGCTTTTTATAGGTCTGAGTTTGTCTGTTGTCTTGGCTGAGGCCGCGGCAGATCTACCTAAGAACCTGACTACTTCTGATCAAATACGGGCGTTGGAAATTCTTGGTTTGGGAACGTCATCGAAGGTTCTCGACAACCCTTATCCTCTCGGTGGGTACACCGGGTTTGAGGTTGGTTTGACGTCCGAGTTTATTCCGATGGAAGACCTATCGAAGTTGGGAAGTAAAACAAGTGACAGTGGTGAGTTTAATTACTACACCCTGACCTTGGGCAAAGGCCTTTACTACAATGTCGACACTTTGTTTTACTTCACGCCGGCAATTCAAACACAGAAAGTGCAATCTTTTGGTGGTCAGGTGCGCTGGGGCTTTTACGAAGCTAGTTTCTTTCCGATTTCATTTTCAGCAATGGCCTATGCTGGCGGCGCGAACTTTTCAAATTTGATCAATGTAACCACGCTTGGATTCGATCTTATTGCGACAGTGGCCATTGATAACGTGGCTTTATATTTTGGAGAAGGTCGAATTAATGCCCAAGGAACTTTCATCGGCGGTGCTGATGGAATCACGGCGACGAAAGAGACTGAAAAACAATACGTCACAGAAGCTCACACTCTTGCGGGCCTGAATGTGAACATCGCCAAATTCTTCGTAGCGCTGGAAATTGATCGCTACGTCGATTCAGTCTACAGCGGAAAACTGGGTTTTAGATTCTAATCTTTTTGAGATTTTTCGATGATCTTGGTCGTAGATCTTCCATCTACGAATTGCAGTGACATGACTTTGCCACCATAGGACATCACAAAGGGGGCGCCGACGATGGAGTCGATTTTCCAATCGCCACCTTTAACCAAAACATCGGGTTTAACTTTGTGAATAAGATTTTCCGGAGTGTCTTCGCTGAAGATGACCGTGAAATCGACACAGCCTAATGCCGCCAGAATTTCGGCACGATCATTTTCATTTTGAATGGGACGGGTTGGGCCTTTAAGGCGTTTCACACTGGCGTCGGCATTGACTCCGATAACCAAGGCATCACCCAAAGAGCGGGCTTCTTGCAAATAGCGCACATGACCCACATGAAGGAGATCAAAGACGCCATTTGTGAAAACGATTTTTTTACCTTGAGAACGAAGAGGAGCCAAAGCCGCTTCGATATTATCAAACGTACGGACTTGGCCCATGCTGACTATACCTTCTTAAGAAGTTTTGCTCCAGTGATGGAGCCCGCGAAATCAATGCCGGTCAAAGCAGACGCGATCGGGAAAATAATAAAACCAGTGAGGATAACAAGAGCACTGCGCGCCGCCACTTTCAAGCCGTACATAGCAGTGTTCAATTCTTCAGGCTTGCCAATGCGCTGATCAAAAGCCCACTCACCAGGAGTGCAGCCCATGAAAATACGATTCACTGTCAAATAGATGAAAGCCACAGTTGCGAACATCGCCACAGTAGAGATGTAGATCATGCCTGATTCATCTGGATGAGTCAGGTTGCCGATCAAATCCACTTTCGTGATAACTAAAAGAATAATCATGCACAGAAGACTTGCCGCGATCACTAACATAGAATCTAACATCGCTGAAGAGAAGCTCCAAGTTGTCGCTTTGAACTCTTCTTTGGTTGTTCCAGTGATTTTGTTTTTAGTCTTAGTTTCGTCGAAGTCGAAGCGACGGCTTTTTTGAAGAGTCTTAAGAATCTCATCCACCGCAGCAGAAGAAGAACCGTCTCCGCCGACTTCAGTCAACGTGCCTGGAGTTGTCGAAGGCATAGGTGTTTTTTTGCGTGGAAGTGGTGGACGAAGAGGATCTACGGAAGATTCTTCGATCAATTCCAAGCCTTGGTCTTTGATGAATTTTTGGGAAGTGAAAGTGTCCACTTGTGCATCAGCCTTAGCAGCCGCTGCTTTCTTCTTGTGGAAACCTAGACCATCCGTGAGTGGTTTAAACTCAAACTCTTCAAAAGGATCCATTCCTTCTCCTGTCTACCCTTCGACTTCGTCGAAGTAACATCTACACTCCGACTTCGTCGGAGTACCTTCTCTACCGAAGCTCAACACATCAAATCAAAGTCATACTTTAGGACTGATACCAGAGCCATGCAAGCCGTTTCAACTCGCAAAACCTGCTGGCCTAAAGTCACTGGATGAAGGCCTAGTTCAGTGAACTTTTGAACCTCAGCGTGAGAGAAGCCGCCTTCGCTGCCCACGATGATCCAAATGTCTTTAATTCCTTGGGGATGGTCCGCTTTAACTTTGGCGCAATAGTCCTTGATGCTTAATGTCGAAGACCCCTCGTAAGCAAATAGACCCACTTGTGAGTCGCTGGGGTTAGTGAAAACCGAAAGTTTCTCGATAGATATGACGGGAAGGACCTTCATCAGGTCGCCTCGGCCACTTTGTTGGGTTGCTGACTTTACGATCTTGTCCCAGCGGTCGATCTTATTTTCAGAAATCTTGTCGCCCTTACGAACGAAGCTGAATTCTGAAAAGAAGGGTTGAATGCTGGTCACGCCTAGTTCAACCGCTTTTTCCATCACCGCATCCATCACTGGAAAACGGGAGACCGATAAAGCGATATGCACATGGGGAGTCTTCAAAGCGGGGATCACGCGTTCTTCCAGGACTCGAGCAGTGGCATTCTTCTTGGTCACTTGTGTGACTTCCACGAAGTATGCCTTGCTGTCTTCAGTGAGGACTTCGAATTTAGAGCCCACGTCTTGGCGACACACATCGAAAATGTGATGAAAGACGTCACCTGTGAAGTTGACTTGATCTGCGAACAGATCTTTTTTCTCAATCCAATATCTTCTCATACCAAGCCTGCTTACACTCCGACTTTGTCGGAAGAAGGTGATTGCACCCAGTAGCCAACCCATTCATCTTTTTCAAGACGGCGAACTACAGTCAGACCAGAGCCTTCGAGGAATTTTTCGAAGAAATGATTGTCACGCTCTTCAAGAATTCCTGTCAGTAGCATGTGGCCGCCAGGTTTCAAAACGCGCATCAAATCTTTTTTGATATTGATCAAAACGCCATCGATGATGTTAGCAACGACCACGTCATAAGGGCCGCGTACATCTTCCAGAAGTGATTCAGGAATGTCGATGGTTTCAAGTTTGTTGATTTTGACGTTTTCACGAGCCACGCGACGAGCTTCGGGATCGATTTCGATGCCAGTGACGGAGCCCACGCCATCCATTTTCGCAAGCATGGCTAAGATCGCAGTACCCGTGCCGACATCTAACAAATTCCATTTGCTGACAACACTTTTATTTTTCTCAACCAATTTGTTGATGAAGAATGCCATCATCTGAGTGGTGGCGTGAGTGCCTGTACCGAATGCCATACCTGGATCGATATAAATCGCGTGTTTACATTCAGGAGGTGGTTGTAACCAAGAAGGGATCACCCAGAAATCGCCAACAAGTTTGAAAGGTTTAAAGCCTTTTTTCCACTCGGCGAGCCAGTCTTTGTTTTCTTCTTCGAAGATGCTCCACTTGATCAATGAACTGTATTCCTGAAGGCCTTCAAAGAAACTCTTTTCAGGATTTTCCGGGAAGAACACATCCATGTCGTGAGTTGCTACATTGGTGATGCGAGGATCATAGGTCAGATCGGGCTGTGTAAACACCAAAGCCTCTGTCACTCCAGAGGCGCCACTGCTAAAGCAATGTGTGGTGATGATGTCTTCAAGGTCAGCTGGGACCTGGCTTAGGCGAACGCGGAAATAAGAATTGTCACTCATGCCCCGAGTTGTTATCAGAATCGGCGACTTTTTCAAGTGTTTCCGCTGCTTTGTTAGTTTCTTGGGCTACTTCCGAGGCAGCTTTTGAAGCCGCTTCATGGGGAACAGCCTCCGCTTTCGCTACAGCGGGCTTAAACTCGGTGGCACCTTGTAAAAGCTTCTCTGTGGACGGGAGGGCAGGTGGTTGGACCACAGGGCCTGCCGCCGTGGGAGGCGTTAGAGGTGAAGGAGAATGAACTCCCGCCGCAGCTGCAACATTAGGGAGGGGCGCTGCCGCGGGAGTTGTAGTTGTTGTCGTTGTGGAAGTTGTGAGGGTGGTCACAACTGTTGTCGTACCAGCGGCCTTTTCGTCGTCGCTGGCAACTTTACGTTTTTTTGGTTTGGAGTTATCGATGAAAGAGCCCTGCAAATCAATGCGGTCTCCGGTCATGATTCCAGTTTGTTCAAGCATTGGCAGTTCATCACGGGAAAGCAGATTGAATTCACGCGCCACTGCCACTTTGTCAAAAATGGCGATGATTTTAAGTTGTCCTACCGGAATAAGAATTTCACCGAAGGAATTGGCGCCACTGGCATCACGAACATTGATTTTTCGAACCGCCGTAACAACGAGATTCTTTTTTAGGCCTGAGCCTGCTGAAGCACTGATGTAGAAATCTTTATAGACAGCATCGTCTTCCGACAGCGTGATATTCCTGCGAACATCAATGACGGAGATATCGGCAGCTTTTGCATCCTGAAAAAAG belongs to Bdellovibrio svalbardensis and includes:
- the rfaE2 gene encoding D-glycero-beta-D-manno-heptose 1-phosphate adenylyltransferase: MGQVRTFDNIEAALAPLRSQGKKIVFTNGVFDLLHVGHVRYLQEARSLGDALVIGVNADASVKRLKGPTRPIQNENDRAEILAALGCVDFTVIFSEDTPENLIHKVKPDVLVKGGDWKIDSIVGAPFVMSYGGKVMSLQFVDGRSTTKIIEKSQKD
- a CDS encoding RDD family protein; the encoded protein is MDPFEEFEFKPLTDGLGFHKKKAAAAKADAQVDTFTSQKFIKDQGLELIEESSVDPLRPPLPRKKTPMPSTTPGTLTEVGGDGSSSAAVDEILKTLQKSRRFDFDETKTKNKITGTTKEEFKATTWSFSSAMLDSMLVIAASLLCMIILLVITKVDLIGNLTHPDESGMIYISTVAMFATVAFIYLTVNRIFMGCTPGEWAFDQRIGKPEELNTAMYGLKVAARSALVILTGFIIFPIASALTGIDFAGSITGAKLLKKV
- a CDS encoding RsmE family RNA methyltransferase, translating into MRRYWIEKKDLFADQVNFTGDVFHHIFDVCRQDVGSKFEVLTEDSKAYFVEVTQVTKKNATARVLEERVIPALKTPHVHIALSVSRFPVMDAVMEKAVELGVTSIQPFFSEFSFVRKGDKISENKIDRWDKIVKSATQQSGRGDLMKVLPVISIEKLSVFTNPSDSQVGLFAYEGSSTLSIKDYCAKVKADHPQGIKDIWIIVGSEGGFSHAEVQKFTELGLHPVTLGQQVLRVETACMALVSVLKYDFDLMC
- a CDS encoding 50S ribosomal protein L11 methyltransferase; the protein is MSDNSYFRVRLSQVPADLEDIITTHCFSSGASGVTEALVFTQPDLTYDPRITNVATHDMDVFFPENPEKSFFEGLQEYSSLIKWSIFEEENKDWLAEWKKGFKPFKLVGDFWVIPSWLQPPPECKHAIYIDPGMAFGTGTHATTQMMAFFINKLVEKNKSVVSKWNLLDVGTGTAILAMLAKMDGVGSVTGIEIDPEARRVARENVKINKLETIDIPESLLEDVRGPYDVVVANIIDGVLINIKKDLMRVLKPGGHMLLTGILEERDNHFFEKFLEGSGLTVVRRLEKDEWVGYWVQSPSSDKVGV